In Zingiber officinale cultivar Zhangliang chromosome 8B, Zo_v1.1, whole genome shotgun sequence, a single genomic region encodes these proteins:
- the LOC122015736 gene encoding probable sulfate transporter 3.4, with the protein MVGNSNRVDNFPDGNDLEDPMHFSRPFTAPLEVHKVSVPPETSTFQSLRQRLCEFFFPDDPFHQFKNKPFVRKLVLALQYVFPIFEWGSDYSLGLLKSDAISGITIASLAIPQGISYAKLANLPPIIGLYSSFVPPLIYSVLGSSRDLAVGPVSIASLVMGSMLREVVSPDKEPILFLQLAFTATFFAGVFQFSLGLFRLGFIVDFLSKPTLTGFMGGAAVIVSLQQLKGLLGIVHFTTKMGFIPVMESVFENKGEWAWQTVVMGLSFLAFLLIARHISMRRPKLFWVSAAAPLTSVILSTIISFVFKAPNHGIKTIGHLQKGLNPPSANLLDFEGSYLSLAIKTGIVTGILALTEGIAVGRTFASLKNYQIDGNKEMMAVGAMNMAGSCASCYVTTGSFSRSAVNYNAGCKTAASNIVMASAVLFTMLFLMPLFYYTPNVMLSAIIIAAVIGLIDVNGALRLWKLDKFDFLACMSAFFGVLLVSVQMGLAIAVAVSLFKILIQITRPNTVVLGNIPGTNSYRSVAQYREATRMPTFLILGIESPIYFTNSMYLQERILRWIREEEERITKLNENSLKSIILDMAAVMTVDTSGIEALVELKKILDKRSLELVLVNPVGDVAQKLSQSGVWDLFGSDHIFVTIGEAIAASSHKVNV; encoded by the exons ATGGTTGGAAACTCCAACAGGGTCGACAATTTCCCAGACGGCAATGACCTTGAGGATCCCATGCACTTCTCACGCCCTTTCACGGCGCCTTTGGAAGTCCACAAGGTCTCCGTGCCACCCGAAACCTCCACCTTTCAGTCCCTCAGGCAGAGGCTGTGTGAGTTCTTCTTCCCCGATGACCCTTTCCACCAGTTCAAGAACAAACCTTTTGTCAGGAAGCTTGTCTTGGCGCTCCAGTACGTCTTTCCGATCTTCGAGTGGGGGTCGGACTACAGCCTCGGCCTCCTCAAGTCTGATGCTATCTCAGGCATCACCATTGCAAGCTTGGCCATCCCACAA GGAATTAGCTATGCTAAGCTTGCCAATTTGCCTCCCATCATTGGCCTCT ACTCGAGCTTTGTGCCACCATTGATTTACTCTGTCCTCGGGAGCTCGAGAGACCTTGCGGTTGGCCCGGTATCGATTGCATCTTTAGTGATGGGATCCATGTTGAGGGAGGTGGTCTCCCCTGATAAGGAACCTATCTTATTTCTTCAACTAGCCTTCACCGcaaccttctttgctggtgtctTCCAATTTAGCCTGGGGCTCTTCAG GTTGGGATTCATAGTCGACTTCCTATCAAAGCCAACACTGACAGGATTCATGGGGGGAGCAGCAGTCATTGTGTCACTTCAGCAGCTCAAGGGATTGCTTGGAATAGTTCACTTCACTACAAAGATGGGATTCATTCCGGTCATGGAGTCTGTGTTTGAGAACAAAGGAGAG TGGGCATGGCAAACAGTTGTTATGGGACTCTCATTCCTTGCTTTCCTGTTGATTGCAAGACATATT AGCATGAGGAGACCCAAGCTTTTTTGGGTATCAGCAGCAGCCCCACTGACGTCAGTGATCCTCTCCACCATCATTTCCTTTGTCTTCAAAGCTCCAAACCACGGCATCAAAACA ATTGGGCATTTACAGAAGGGGCTGAACCCTCCTTCAGCCAATTTGTTGGACTTTGAAGGTTCCTACTTGAGTCTTGCAATTAAAACAGGAATAGTTACAGGAATCTTGGCTCTCACA GAAGGAATAGCTGTGGGAAGGACATTTGCTTCTCTCAAGAATTATCAGATTGATGGTAACAAAGAAATGATGGCCGTAGGAGCCATGAACATGGCCGGATCCTGTGCTTCTTGTTATGTTACAACTG GTTCGTTCTCCCGATCGGCAGTGAACTACAATGCCGGATGCAAGACAGCAGCATCAAACATTGTCATGGCATCTGCAGTGCTCTTCACAATGCTATTTCTGATGCCACTGTTTTACTACACTCCCAATGTCATGTTATCTGCAATCATTATAGCTGCGGTGATTGGACTAATCGATGTCAATGGTGCCCTGCGGTTGTGGAAGTTGGACAAATTTGATTTTCTTGCTTGCATGAGCGCGTTCTTTGGTGTTCTTCTCGTCTCAGTGCAGATGGGCCTAGCCATAGCT GTCGCGGTATCGTTATTCAAGATTTTGATACAGATCACTCGACCGAACACAGTTGTCTTGGGGAATATCCCAGGAACAAACAGCTACAGGAGTGTGGCACAATACAGGGAGGCAACAAGGATGCCAACATTTCTAATTCTTGGCATTGAGTCCCCTATCTATTTCACCAACTCGATGTATCTGCAAGAAAG GATCTTGAGATGGATTCGCGAAGAGGAAGAAAGGATCACAAAGTTGAATGAGAATTCCCTCAAATCGATCATACTAGACATGGCTG CTGTAATGACTGTGGATACGAGTGGTATAGAAGCACTTGTGGAGCTGAAGAAGATACTGGACAAAAGATCTCTTGAG CTTGTTCTGGTTAATCCAGTCGGGGATGTAGCACAGAAGCTATCTCAATCAGGAGTTTGGGATCTTTTCGGGTCCGATCACATCTTCGTGACAATTGGGGAAGCGATTGCTGCATCCTCGCACAAGGTCAATGTATGA
- the LOC122015737 gene encoding FCS-Like Zinc finger 8-like, whose product MMLRKRSRPVHKDQSKEHFMSQKASCSPFPNAPGLLVGFTSKGSSDCGAVWSPTPAGIHGRLKCWDSSRVGLGLLDFLNDDEETKPCGKASGHSGNRNIVFSSQMRNNASTHDYGILSQPQFQSPKPHSGSSGLVTKSFNNVKNYLNSEVQPESNFQKVLGSSHRLLSTISSSEMERSEDYTCIISHGPSPKLTHIFGDCILESHIIGSPSLKKSGHKEEDSLSCSSCKEKLEEGKDIFMCSSNKALCSCVCCGQERLMEEKEKPRIFSAATPGSSDHEEILLDEMAFGFVG is encoded by the exons atgATGTTGAGGAAGAGGAGCAGACCAGTTCACAAGGATCAAAGTAAAGAGCACTTCATGTCTCAAAAGGCCTCTTGTAGCCCCTTCCCTAATGCCCCTGGCCTGCTTGTGGGATTCACCAGCAAGGGCTCTTCAGACTGTGGTGCAGTTTGGAGCCCTACACCTGCAGGCATTCATGGCAGGCTTAAATGTTGGGACAGCAGCAGGGTAGGCCTTGGCCTCCTTGATTTTCTCAATGATGATGAGGAAACCAAACCTTGTGGAAAGGCCTCAGGGCACTCTGGGAACAGGAACATTGTGTTTAGTTCACAGATGAGGAACAATGCCTCGACCCATGACTATGGTATCTTGTCACAGCCACAATTTCAATCACCCAAACCACATTCTGGTTCTTCAGGGCTTGTTACTAAGTCTTTTAACAATGTCAAGAACTACTTGAATTCAGAGGTTCAACCAGAGTCCAATTTTCAGAAGGTTTTGGGATCTTCTCATAGACTTCTTAGCACAATCTCTTCGAGTGAGATGGAGCGATCGGAGGACTACACTTGCATTATATCTCATGGTCCTAGCCCCAAACTGACTCACATTTTTGGAGATTGCATACTTGAAAGCCACATCATAGGATCACCATCTCTTAAGAAATCTGGTCATAAAGAGGAAGATTCACTATCATGCTCTTCTTGCAAGGAGAAATTAGAAGagggaaaagacatctttatgtGTAG TAGCAACAAAGCTCTATGTAGCTGTGTTTGCTGTGGCCAAGAAAGATTGATGGAAGAAAAGGAGAAACCCAGAATATTTTCAGCTGCCACTCCTGGTTCATCAGACCATGAGGAGATATTGCTTGATGAGATGGCCTTCGGCTTTGTAGGCTGA